In Aspergillus oryzae RIB40 DNA, chromosome 6, one genomic interval encodes:
- a CDS encoding HET domain-containing protein (predicted protein), with protein sequence MLFHACNQMGMQYLWVDPLCINQSDETEKMNQINQMDRIYACALCTLVALAGKDSNYGLPGVTRPRSWAHETVQIGDLTLATRAPSLATCIDCSTWSTRGWTLQEAMLSPRLLYFTEYGTYQEYPDPGVKFESNALCEPVTTYNFPTVDKHWSVVEQYTTRHLTFPSDALCAISAVLRAMHGDEGVYYGLPISQMDQAVVWVPTGNGSNTKRDRFPSGSWVSHDGNIMHPHVLAGLAIWMTPKHGSKSGLSICKPEARIGRSSFGTRNAIDIAAAWLEGCISSQFPIDPWFNSETVYALDARWPTYEAFWVDAFGGFANDNINLIEHCELAPGHILVYGQVAQFTLDTCKFGKRRDMFIIRSRAGIPSGAIWISAYNETAPMNTTREFIALSIGDGAILGPALDLAFEKRFTENPDLADFELQYLYGNAEILPVLNAMMVERNPESNIARRLGIGTIFLKEWADADREFKTLVLE encoded by the coding sequence ATGCTTTTTCATGCCTGCAACCAAATGGGAATGCAATATCTTTGGGTTGATCCGCTTTGCATCAACCAGAGCGATGAAACTGAAAAGATGAACCAGATAAACCAAATGGATCGTATTTACGCATGCGCTCTTTGCACATTAGTTGCATTGGCAGGCAAAGATTCAAACTATGGCTTACCGGGAGTAACTAGGCCTCGCTCCTGGGCTCATGAGACCGTGCAGATAGGTGATCTCACTCTAGCTACCCGAGCACCAAGTCTGGCAACGTGTATAGACTGCAGCACGTGGTCTACGAGAGGATGGACCCTTCAAGAAGCAATGCTTTCCCCACGGCTTCTCTACTTTACTGAGTATGGCACTTACCAGGAGTATCCAGATCCAGGAGTGAAGTTCGAGTCCAACGCACTCTGCGAGCCTGTTACAACATATAACTTTCCAACAGTAGACAAGCATTGGAGTGTAGTGGAACAGTACACGACCCGACATTTAACATTTCCATCCGACGCTCTGTGTGCCATCTCTGCAGTCTTACGCGCGATGCATGGAGATGAAGGCGTTTATTATGGGTTACCAATTTCCCAGATGGACCAAGCTGTTGTCTGGGTGCCCACAGGCAACGGTTCGAATACCAAGAGAGACAGATTTCCTTCTGGGTCATGGGTGTCTCATGACGGGAACATAATGCATCCGCATGTGTTAGCTGGACTCGCAATCTGGATGACTCCCAAGCATGGATCAAAAAGTGGGCTTAGCATCTGTAAGCCTGAGGCTCGGATAGGGAGGTCCAGTTTTGGTACACGCAATGCAATTGATATAGCAGCAGCCTGGCTGGAAGGCTGCATCTCAAGCCAATTCCCAATTGACCCGTGGTTCAATAGTGAGACAGTCTATGCTCTGGATGCTAGGTGGCCGACGTATGAGGCGTTCTGGGTGGATGCCTTTGGTGGATTCGCAAATGATAACATCAACCTTATAGAACACTGCGAGCTGGCTCCCGGCCACATCCTTGTCTATGGCCAGGTCGCACAGTTTACATTGGACACCTGCAAGTTTGGTAAAAGGCGCGACATGTTCATCATCCGGTCCAGAGCTGGAATACCATCTGGTGCCATTTGGATATCCGCATATAACGAAACCGCGCCTATGAACACCACTAGAGAATTTATTGCATTATCAATAGGAGACGGGGCAATTTTGGGTCCTGCCTTAGACTTGGCATTTGAGAAGAGATTTACAGAGAACCCCGACCTGGCCGATTTTGAGTTACAATACCTGTACGGGAATGCAGAAATCCTTCCTGTTTTGAATGCAATGATGGTTGAAAGAAACCCAGAGTCTAATATCGCCCGCCGCCTTGGGATAGGGACGATATTTCTCAAGGAATGGGCCGATGCAGATCGAGAGTTCAAAACCCTTGTTCTTGAATGA